The Benincasa hispida cultivar B227 chromosome 11, ASM972705v1, whole genome shotgun sequence genome has a segment encoding these proteins:
- the LOC120091464 gene encoding homeobox-leucine zipper protein ATHB-22-like yields MEWATGSFRPFVSRAPESSFGFLYNYNLEQFQGVGVDVKHSTMAGASETVLQGLVPGMDMNSYGNLEKKKRLSSEQLESLERSFQEEIKLDPDRKQKLSKELGLQPRQIAVWFQNRRARWKAKQLEHLYDTLKQEFDAISREKHKLQEEVMKLKSMLRELQTARNQVSTVYTDLSGEETVESTSVGAGCSSKPRPVAAAAAAVAAANHYPTPPEQCNYVFNTEDYNPMSPTFWGSLPSSYHPQ; encoded by the exons ATGGAATGGGCCACCGGAAGTTTCAGACCCTTTGTTTCTCGAGCACCAGAATCTTCTTTTGGGTTTCTCTATAACTATAATCTTGAACAATTTCAGG GTGTAGGCGTAGATGTGAAGCATTCGACGATGGCGGGGGCGTCGGAGACAGTGCTGCAAGGGCTGGTTCCAGGGATGGATATGAACAGCTatgggaatttggagaagaagaaacgGCTGAGCAGCGAGCAGCTCGAGTCACTTGAACGGAGCTTCCAGGAGGAGATCAAGCTTGATCCCGACCGGAAGCAGAAGCTGTCAAAGGAACTCGGTCTGCAGCCTCGTCAGATCGCCGTTTGGTTTCAAAACCGTCGTGCAAGGTGGAAGGCGAAGCAGCTTGAGCATCTCTATGATACTCTCAAGCAGGAGTTTGATGCCATTTCTAGAGAGAAACACAAACTTCAAGAAGAG GTAATGAAGCTCAAAAGCATGCTGAGAGAGCTTCAAACTGCAAGGAACCAAGTGTCGACGGTGTATACCGACTTGTCGGGCGAGGAGACGGTGGAAAGCACCTCGGTTGGAGCTGGCTGCTCGAGCAAGCCGAGACCAGTAGCTGCTGCAGCAGCAGCGGTGGCGGCCGCAAACCACTACCCGACGCCACCGGAGCAGTGCAACTATGTGTTCAACACAGAGGATTACAACCCCATGTCTCCAACTTTCTGGGGCTCTCTCCCATCCTCTTATCATCCCCAGTAG
- the LOC120089882 gene encoding 60S ribosomal protein L24-like, which produces MVLKTELCRFSGGKIYPGKGIRFVRADSQVFLFANSKCKRYFHNRLKPSKLTWTAMYRKQHKKDIAQEAVKKRRRATRKPYSRSIVGATLEVIQKKRAEKPEVRDAAREAALREIKERIKKTKDEKKAKKAEVLAKSQKAPGKGNVAKGPASKGPKLGGGGGKR; this is translated from the exons ATGGTTCTCAA GACTGAACTTTGTCGATTTAGTGGTGGCAAGATATACCCAGGGAAAGGCATCAGATTTGTCCGGGCTGATTCTCAG GTGTTTCTCTTTGCTAACTCAAAATGTAAGAGGTACTTCCACAACCGGCTGAAGCCTTCAAAGCTTACCTGGACAGCCATGTACAGGAAGCAGCATAAGAAG GATATTGCTCAAGAGGCTGTGAAGAAGAGAAGACGTGCCACCAGGAAGCCGTACTCTAGGTCCATTGTTGGTGCAACATTGGAAGTCATCCAGAAGAAGAGAGCCGAAAAGCCAGAAGTGCGTGATGCTGCCAGAGAAGCTGCTCTGCG TGAAATTAAGGAAAGGATTAAGAAAACCAAGGACGAGAAGAAGGCCAAGAAGGCAGAAGTTTTGGCCAAGTCACAGAAGGCTCCAGGCAAGGGTAATGTTGCCAAGGGACCTGCATCCAAGGGTCCAAAGCTCGGTGGTGGCGGTGGGAAGCGTTGA